The following is a genomic window from Clostridium fungisolvens.
TTCATATTATTTACCCAATATTTATTCATATTACGGATATAACTATCCAAGACATAAGTTACAATATGAAACTCGTGATTGTACATGTGTTTTTCATAAGTTAAAATAGCTTCCTTTGATTCATCTAGAATTTCCTTACTTATCTCTCCTACTGGTATAGTTCCATCAAAATACTTTTGTGCTGTATAGAAACAAGAACGAACAAGTCTATTAAATACATTTGTAAGCAGATTGCCGTCTTTCAAAACAGTGTCAGGACCTTGTTTATCCTTATCATCCATAAAGGCTTGTGGTGCAAAGCTAACGCTCTTTTTAACTAAACCAAGGCTTAAAAAATGCATACGTAATTGTTCTGCAGTATAGTATTCTAATAGTTCCCTTGCCATAGGTGGTTTTATAGCGCCACTGCTACTAGCTTTTTTATCCATAAAAAGAAGATGATTATTTGCAATTAAGTGAGGAATATTCAAACTTTCCCAGTCTACTTTATCATCTTTATCTATTCCTAATAAAGCCATAAGCATTGCCATCTCAGCAACTCCATAGAAATAGATGTTGTCTTCACCAATAAATTGATATACTTTCGAATCTTTTCCAGTCCAAAACTCTTTCCATGCTTCTGAATCTTTTCCGATGCTTTCTAAATAAGCTTTAGTAAAAGATACTGGAGCCCAAAGAGATTCTGGCCAAACCCAGAAAGTTAAATCCTTAAGCTCTTCCTTTTCAGGTACTTCTATCCCCCACTCAACATTACCTGATAATCTAAAAGGCACTAGAGTCTTACCAGTTCTAAAACGGATACCCATCTTATCAAAAACTTCTCTTGCCTTATCTCTATCCTCTAGATTTTCAAAGACAAAAGAAACAGATGGCTTCTTTGGTTCATCTATAATGGTGTGTTTTGGTAACTTTTCCTCTAAATCTGTTACCTCTTCTAACTGCTTACGTTTAACATATATAATTGGTTGCTTTAAAAATTCTTCGATTGTATTTAATAAATACTTACGCCAATTTGTATTCTTTCTTAAATAATCTACTTCTTCATTTAAAAGCCTATTATATTGGTCTAATTTAAAGTACCAATTTGTAACATCTCTAAGTTCAGGTACTTTACCTGATAAGGTACTCTTTGGATCTATTAATTCAATTGGCATGAATTGATGACCTAAATCACATTCATCTGCATAAGCTTTTTCAGATGTACATCCTTCTATTGGGCATTTACCTATTACTTGACGACCGTTTAATAGTACTTTCTTATCTGGATCATAAAATTGTGGAGATGATAATTTTTGTAAAAACCCACCTTCATATAATTTATTAAAAACATTAGCAGATACTTCTTTGTGTATTTCACCAGCTCTATCCAGCGCTGATGCAGCATAAAGATTTAAATCCATTTCATATTTACTTAGTACTTCTTTTTGCTTCTCATGATTCTCGCGAACATAATCCTCAATAGTTCCTTTATAATTGTTTTCATCTACCATTTTTCTATAGCTTGCGGAAATTGGCGAGCCATAACAATCTGTTCCTGATACAAATATAACATTTTCTTTTCCAATTCTATCTCTTAAGAATCTTGCAAAGGTATCTGCATGAACAAACACTCCACCAACGTGTCCAAAGTGTAGTTCTTTATTTCCATAAGGCATACCTGAAGTTATAACAGCTTTCTTTGGGAATACCGGACGTTCTATTTTTCTTTCTTCCATGTTTACACACTCCTTAAATGTAATAACATCTGCTTATTAATTTATTTAAATCCACAAAAGAGTCGCTAAACGACCTTCTTCAGTGAGCTTTTTTAACGCATCCAAACTACTGACGATAAATGCAAACCAATATATTACTTAAGTTATCCAAAACTAACTTTTTTTATTTTAAGTTCTTAGACAGTAAAAAAGGGTATAAAAAAACACCTCCTACAATAATCTGTAGGGGCGACTTAACCGCGGTACCACCCTGCTTCATTAGCATGTTGCCATGCTAATCTTATCAAGTACTAACACATACTCTAGTTCCGTAACGTGAACAAACGTCATAGTATCACCTATTCTTCAGAATAAGATCCGTATGCAGCTCCAAGCCTTGTTTCATTAAAATATCCACTGTTCCATCTCAGCAAAAGGAACTCTCTGTAAGTTTCAAAAATAACTACTCTTCTTTTCATTGCCTTTATTTTAATATATAAAATCAATATGTTAATGTCAAGAATTATTATATTTATTATTTACAAAATTAAAAATTTTATAATTACATTTTCTGGCAATTCTCAGCTATTTTTAAGCTTCAGTCTATATTATTATACTATTGCAATTATTGAGTAAGTTTTAATAACATATTTCATCAATAATTCTATAGATAAACTACTTCATATTTGAATCTATCAAAATAAAAATTCGTGGTTCATCGAAATCATTTTTAACCAACCATGTTCATTAGAGAGTTTTTATATTTTACTAATTTATTAATCTATATATTTCTTATATAGATATATTTTAAAACTGTGAAAGAAGGTAATTAACAAATGAATATATCAAAATTATTTCAAGCAGCATCTTTAAATAATATTTATTCCAGTAGACAGACTCAAATCGTTGATACTGTTTCAAGTGCAACAAAGACTCCAAAGATACAGAAACCAGATGCAATTTCAAGTGCAACCAAATCAAAGGGTGGAGATCACTACTTCGAAGCAAGGGCTTAATTAAAGATGAGCCACTTCGATCCGAAATCTATTTTTAAAACTCTCACGGGTTTTGGTGAGAGGATTTAAAAACAATAAATTTTATTACGAAGTGGTTCATCTATACACATAAATAAACAATTAATCTTAATCACAAAATTCAACCCTATTTCTAGAAGCTAATAGAAATTTGGAATATACTTTTATATCAATATAAAAACTCTCTTTTGTATAGATAAACCTATTCATAATATACTAAAATCTAGAATTAGAAAAAGATATTTCGTAATATTTCCATATAAATACTATAGCCAATGTTAATCATTTATAAAAGCCATTATCATAAAAGTTTCATCAAATCGTTTTTTTTAATATGTCTTATCAATTATGCTTTCTGCATAAAACATCATCCTTATTTCATAAATAAATATAAAGCAATTTTATAAAACCAAGTGATATTGCAAAATCCTACCCTTTATACTATAATTTCGGATAGTACATTTTTATGAATATACTATTTTCATTTCATCTTAATATGTACCATTTCGATTCGAAATCTATTTTAAAAACTCCTATGGATTCTGAGAGGAGTTTTTAAAAATATAAATTTTATTATGAAGTGGTACACCAATAAATTAAGGGGGCATCTATATGAAAAATGCAATTAAAGCAGCCTTTCCAGTTACCATACCTGTAATGTTAGGATATGTATCAGTAGGCATAGCCTTCGGACTGCTGCTAGAAAAGTCTGGTTACAATTTTTCATGGGCAATTTTAATGAGCATATTTATCTATGCAGGCTCAATGCAGTTTATAGCTATTAATCTTTTAACCAGTGGGGCTGGTTTAATTGAAGTAGCACTGATGACATTGTTTGTAAACATAAGACATGTCTTTTACGGTTTATCATTTATTGATAGTTTTAAAGAAATGGGGAAGAAAAAGAATTATATGATTTTTTCTCTTACCGATGAAACTTACTCACTGCTTTGCGCTTCAAAAGCTCCTGAAGGAGTTAATAAAGACCAATTCATGTTCTTCATATCACTATTTAACCAAATATACTGGATTATTGGCAGTGCAATTGGTTCTATAGCAGGTTCACTTATAACTTTTAATACAAAAGGAATCGATTTTGCAATGACCGCTTTATTTGTAGTAATTTTCATCGAACAGTGGTCAACCTATAAAAATCATACGCCCGTTTTAATCGGCGCATGCTCCACAATTTTATCTCTATTATTATTTGGTCCAAGCAATTTAATTCTACCATCAATGATATTTATATCTATAACATTGATATCATTAAAAAAACAGATAGAGGGAAAAAACTACGGTGTTGATAAAGGAGAGGTAAGTAATGAATATTAATATTAGTTCTACGATAATTTCTATAATAATTATTGCTCTAGTTACTTTCGGTACAAGAGTTGCTCCTTTTATCCTTTTTGGAAAAGGAAAGTCTACACCAAAGTATATATTATATCTAGGCAATTTTTTACCTCCAGCGGTCATGGCAATGCTGATAATTTACTGTCTAAAAAATGTGAGCCTAATTACTTTTCCTTTTGGAATTCCTGAACTTATTGGTATATCCTCAGTAGCGCTGCTACATATATGGAAAAGAAATAATTTACTTAGTATAATTGGTGGAACAGCCATCTATATGATAGCAATTCAATTTATATTTGTATAAGATTAAAAGCCATGAACTTTTAGGAATTGCCTAATTTTTTCATGGCTTCAATTTTCTAAAAACTTTTGTACATATAGATAAAATAGTTTGTGTTTATATTAATACTTCTTTATTTTCAGTAACTTATTGAATAGGCGCCATAAGTATTCTTCCTGTTCCACGATATACATTTACTAAACCTTCTCCTGAAACAGCAGAACCAATCAAACTTTTACTAGATTTCTCAACTCGAAAATCTAATGTATCAGACCATGCAATAGCGTAGTTTCCATCAATTTTAACTTCATCATTTTCAATAATAAACTCTATTAATTCAGCTCTTGGCACAGGGCTCTCTAGCACAGCAACTCCTTGACCTCTTAGACATAAATTAAACAATCCTTCTTTTCCAAGCATCGCAGAAGACAAATTTGTTCTTGCCACTACTTTTTGCTGGACCCTTGATTCACAAGCAAGGAATAACCCATCATCCAGTACTAGACCTCCCCATTCAGACACCTCTTCAAGCAATATATGCTTATATGTTGGTTCTAGCATTAATAAACCATTACCTTGATATTTAGGTTTAATTGTAGATTCTTTTGTCACTTTTGAAGATAAAGCCTTACCAAATAAATCTCCAAGTCCCTTAACATCAGCAGCCATAGTTACGGCTCCCGAAGTCCACTGCATTGCTCCAGCACTTATTGTATATGCGTTCCCTTTTAGCTCAATCAAAACTTGTCGCTTTCTAATATTCATTTCAGATGCAAAGTAAGCAGCCATTGCCGTAGCAGCATTTACACTTAGATCTTTTTTGTACTCAAGTACTTTTACATCTCCTTTCCCCTCTACCACCTCAATATTTTTATTCTCAAAAATATTTTTACACGTTACCATTTATACCTCTCCTCCAAAAGCAAATTTAGATTTTAATACACCCTTTATACACTTACATTAAAACTTTTATATTTTATGTCTATGTTTAATAAAATTGTTGAAATTAGTTGATTATACAAGAGACACAATATGAGCAAGCTATTAAAATTAAATGACTTTTTCAGATGAACGTGTTTCATTTAATAATGAATGAGCCCTCGCAATCACGAATTTACTATTACATTTTAGGGGCTACGCTTTTGAATTTTATTGACTTACAGTAAACTCTAAGGTGTACAATTTATGTATATTCTTATTAAAGGATATAAATTAATAAAACAGAAAATTAAGCCATAGTGCTTAAAATAATACTACATAAAGATTGGAGTGTGTATTAAAAATGAATTCTTTGAAGGATTGTTACAAGTTATCTAACGGCGTTGAAATCCCATGTGTTGGGCTAGGTACATGGCAAGCAGAAAATGGAAAAATCGCAATATCTTCTGTTAAGGATGCTCTAGTAGCTGGATATCGTCATATTGATACTGCTGCTGGATATAAAAACGAAGAAAGTGTTGGTATAGCAATAAAGGAAAGCGGAATACCTAGAGAAGAAATTTTCATAACCAGTAAGCTTCACAATAATGATCATGGTTATGAAAATACTATGAAGGCATTCGAAGAAACTCTAAAGAAGCTTGATACTGATTATCTGGACCTTTATCTAATTCATTGGCCAAATCCCATAAAGTATAGGGACTGTTGGGAAGAAGCAAATGCAGGCTCATGGAAGGCCTTTGAAGAACTTTATACTGCCGGCCGCATCCGTTCAATTGGAGTAAGCAACTTCCATCCTCATCATATAGAAGCCTTACTTAAAACAGCAACTATAGTTCCTATGGTTAATCAGATTAGACTTTGTCCTGGAGATACACAAGATGAACTTGTAGGGTACTGCAAGGCTCATAATATTCTATTAGAGGCATACAGTCCATTAGGAACCGGTTTGATTTTTGAATCAAAGGAAATGCAAGCTTTAGCAGAAAAGTACGAAAAATCAATTGCTCAAATATGCATACGTTGGAGTTTGCAAATTGGATTTTTACCACTTCCTAAATCAGTAACAAAATCACGTATTGTTGAGAATGGAGAAGTTTTTGATTTTGAGCTTTCACATGAAGATATCAAACTTATTGCCGATTTAAAAGGTGTTTGTGGATTTTCTAAAGATCCAGATAAAATTACATTCTAATATTTTATATCATATAACTAAGGGCATACTAGATACTTCTGTATGCCCCTATTTATTTTGCAAATCCAATGTTTAAAGATACACTTTTATGCATGGTTTTAAATTTATTTACATCAAAAAAGTAGATATAAAAAGAAACTTATCTTTATATCTACCTCTCTTAAAAATGTATCACTTTTCTAAAAACTTTTTTCAAAACTTCTCTTAGAGAAGATGTAATTCTTTAAACTACCCGTTAATTATATTCTTAAGCTCATTAAGACTACTTATTTCATAGGTTGGCTTTATCTCTGATGTATTTGGAGTTTTACTTGGGTTGTACCAACAGGTATCAATTCCAGCGTTTACTCCACCCTTAATATCAGAACTTAAGCTATCTCCTACCATAAGAACCTTGCTCTTATCAGTTTGCTTTATATTCTTTAATGTCATCTCAAATATCCTTGGATCTGGTTTAGCTACCTTAACTTCTTCTGATATTACTACATCTTGAAAATATTTGGCTATAATAGATTTTTTTATTCTGCCATTCTGAACATCTGTTAGTCCATTTGTCACTATTGTCAATTTATAATCTTTATATAAACTTTCTACAAGTGCCTCACTATCATCAAATAAGAATGATGCATTAGCTAGGTGCTTCATATATGCCTTTGCAAATTCAAATTCGTCAAAAGCTACTTCTAATTTATTTGCTAATCTCTTGAATCTTTCAACCTTTAATTTTTCTTGAGTGATAAGCCCCTGTTCGAACTCTTTCCATATAGCTGTATTTATTTCACTATATATTTTCAAATGGTGATTTTCATCATATTCAATATCAAATTCAATCATAGCATTTTTAAAAGCTTCTCTTTCAGATTTCTTAAAATCAAAAAGAGTTTCATCTGCATCAAATATTATAACTTCGTATTTCATAGTAATCCCCCTTGAATATGTGATTTATTGTAGTAAATCATATTTTATTTTTATCTATCGTAGTTTTTCTTTATGTTAATTATATCATTAATTCCAATATAACACATAATTAAACAAATATCGTTTCACATTCTTTAGACATATTTAAATATTAGTAATAGCAATATCCTTACTTAAATCAGCTTGCTGATTTTTTATTTTATTGTCAGCTCTCGCATTTAAACTTAAGCCTACAAGAAATAATATCCCTCCTATTACTTTTCCTTTAGAAAAGACGTCTAAATATATATAATCAATGATAGCACTTGCAAACATTTGTCCTATAAACCTCAGTATAACAACATAAACTGCTGGCACCTTGGGAACCAAAACATTAAAGATATAAGTTGTCAAAACTCCTATAAACCCACCTATAAAATATGGTAACGGAACTTTCCGTATTACCTCATAAGAAGGAATGGAATTTATCATAAATGCACATAGAACAACAGAAGAGACCGCTGCCATAAAATAATTTATAATAACTCCATTAATCATCCCTTCCTTTTGTGATAGCTTTCCATTAATCATCATGCTAATAACTATATTTACACCTACTAAAAATGCTAAGAAAATATATAATATCATTTCAATCCTCCAATATAATAAATTTTTTAGTGCCCTTTTTTCTGAAAAAATCATTTAATTCTAATAGTTCGCTTAAATAGCAGCTCTTGTATAATCACTTAATTTAAACACTAATCTTAGCAATATCCTAAACAAAATATCTTTATATAGTAATCATAACAATTGCTCCAAGAGAGATTATTGAAAACCCAAGAATTCTCTCTTTTCTGAACTTATTTACAGGCATTCCAAAAAGCCCAAAGTGTTCTACTATAATAGACATTACTAGTTGTCCATATAAACTTATACTGCTGGTCAAAGTTACTCCTATAACTGGTATACATAAGTTATTTAAAAGTATGGTTATAACGCCAAGAACACCAGGCAATAAAAAAATCAACTTCATTCCTATAAGCTTCGGCAATTTATTTTTTCTAACAATGGCTATAAGAACAATTGTTATTAGTCCGATTGTATGAAATATCAAGGTACTCATATACGGCCCTGTTTTCTTAGAAATCATTCCATTAAAGAACACCATAATAGCAAGTAATACTCCATTGATAACTGCTAAATTTTTATACATAACTAAATCCCCCTTAACTTTACAATACTTTATAAATGCTTTATAAATAATTTATAACATTTGTATAGATTCAAATAGGACATTTGTCCTGCACAGGAGGATTTATGAAAAGATTATTAGATAGAGAGCTGCTAAATGATTTTTTTTCAAAAAATCATATTGAAGATATATTTGATAAAGATATAATACACCACTGCGAGCTGCACTTTTACAAAAAAGATGAATTTGTATTACATTCAGAATCAGAACTAGAATATTTATATATGCTTGTGGATGGAAAATTAAAAATCTTTTACCTATTTGAAAATGGTAAATCAATGCTTTTAAAATTTTATAAGGATTTTATCTTTATAGGTGATATAGAAATCTTAAAAAACAAACCAATTCGGTGCAATGTGGAGGCAGTTGAAGATACTTATCTTATTGCAGTACCAGCCAATATAATCAGAAAATATTATATAAACAATACTAAGTTTCTCCATCACCTTATTGATTCCTTAAGTGAAAAACTTGACTCAACAATTAATAATAGCTCCTATAATTTTGTATATCCACTTAGTAATAGATTAGCGAGTTATTTAATAGAGCATTTGTCGGATGAAAATTATATAATTTTAGATTCAAGCTTTATAGAAATTGCTCAATTTTTAGGAACTACCACTAGACATCTAGGGAGAACCTTTAAAGAATTAGAAGCTAAAAATATTATAAGGCTAGATAATAAAACTGTTCATATCCTAGATAGAGCTGAATTAAAAGAGCTATCTAAAAATACTTTTTTAAAATCTCTTTAAAATTTTCATTCGATGGTTCTACGAATCTTTATATTAGATACATTCTAGTATGAAGTGTTTATCCATAGCAATAATAAAAAACTAATAGACAAATTATTATGATTTATGCAACAATAAATAAGTAAAATTTAGCAAACAAGCCTATAAAATTAGGCAAAAGTGACATGATCAAATTAAGTGGTTATCCATCCAATGCTTTAATGAGCTTACGCAAAGAATTAATATAATTTTTTCATATTCCATGGCTAAAACTGTAAACTCACTACGTTCGAACAGTACAGTTTATTAACGCCATTCCATCTGAAAAAATCATTTAATTCTAATAGCTCGCTCATATAGCATCTCCTGTATAACCACTTAATTTTAAAAATACTATTAAGCTTAGCATGAAATTAAAATATAGAATATAAGGATGAATTTATTATGGAGAAAAAGACAGAAATAAAAATAATAAAACCTAAATTACCAAAGGATTTATCACCTTTTGAGCTTTCTGAGGATAGTATAACAGACTATGATTCAATATCAGAATCACATATAAAAGAATGTTTCTTAAGATATCATGATGCAAACAAAGTTTCATTTAATGAAGTGGTATTTGAAAATACTACTATTAACAATGTTTCCTTCCAAAAATCTGATTTAGTGGATGTTAGATTCGAAAATTGTGATTTATGTAATGTAGATTTTTCAGAATCCTCTTTCCTTAGAGTTGAGTTTATAAACTGCAAAGTGGTTGGTATTAATTTTACTGAATCAACTTTAAAAAACGTGTTTTTTAAAGACTGTTATGGACAGTACTCGCTCTTCAGATTTGTAAATTGTAATTCAGTGCTTTTTGATCACTGTCATTTACGATATTCAGACTTTCAAGAAAGTAAGTTTTCTAAGTTAGAATTTAAAGAATCAGATCTTACTGAAAGCCAATTCTTTAACACTAAACTAAAAGGACTTGATTTTAGAAGCTCA
Proteins encoded in this region:
- a CDS encoding AIM24 family protein; its protein translation is MVTCKNIFENKNIEVVEGKGDVKVLEYKKDLSVNAATAMAAYFASEMNIRKRQVLIELKGNAYTISAGAMQWTSGAVTMAADVKGLGDLFGKALSSKVTKESTIKPKYQGNGLLMLEPTYKHILLEEVSEWGGLVLDDGLFLACESRVQQKVVARTNLSSAMLGKEGLFNLCLRGQGVAVLESPVPRAELIEFIIENDEVKIDGNYAIAWSDTLDFRVEKSSKSLIGSAVSGEGLVNVYRGTGRILMAPIQ
- a CDS encoding methionine--tRNA ligase, whose amino-acid sequence is MEERKIERPVFPKKAVITSGMPYGNKELHFGHVGGVFVHADTFARFLRDRIGKENVIFVSGTDCYGSPISASYRKMVDENNYKGTIEDYVRENHEKQKEVLSKYEMDLNLYAASALDRAGEIHKEVSANVFNKLYEGGFLQKLSSPQFYDPDKKVLLNGRQVIGKCPIEGCTSEKAYADECDLGHQFMPIELIDPKSTLSGKVPELRDVTNWYFKLDQYNRLLNEEVDYLRKNTNWRKYLLNTIEEFLKQPIIYVKRKQLEEVTDLEEKLPKHTIIDEPKKPSVSFVFENLEDRDKAREVFDKMGIRFRTGKTLVPFRLSGNVEWGIEVPEKEELKDLTFWVWPESLWAPVSFTKAYLESIGKDSEAWKEFWTGKDSKVYQFIGEDNIYFYGVAEMAMLMALLGIDKDDKVDWESLNIPHLIANNHLLFMDKKASSSGAIKPPMARELLEYYTAEQLRMHFLSLGLVKKSVSFAPQAFMDDKDKQGPDTVLKDGNLLTNVFNRLVRSCFYTAQKYFDGTIPVGEISKEILDESKEAILTYEKHMYNHEFHIVTYVLDSYIRNMNKYWVNNMKQAESKEDNELRRQVLIDSFHAVRTAITLIHPIAPNGCEMVREYLNVDERLWSWDYIFKPIYDLLGDPATHKLKYLEPRVDFFAKHESQISG
- a CDS encoding aldo/keto reductase — its product is MNSLKDCYKLSNGVEIPCVGLGTWQAENGKIAISSVKDALVAGYRHIDTAAGYKNEESVGIAIKESGIPREEIFITSKLHNNDHGYENTMKAFEETLKKLDTDYLDLYLIHWPNPIKYRDCWEEANAGSWKAFEELYTAGRIRSIGVSNFHPHHIEALLKTATIVPMVNQIRLCPGDTQDELVGYCKAHNILLEAYSPLGTGLIFESKEMQALAEKYEKSIAQICIRWSLQIGFLPLPKSVTKSRIVENGEVFDFELSHEDIKLIADLKGVCGFSKDPDKITF
- a CDS encoding Crp/Fnr family transcriptional regulator is translated as MKRLLDRELLNDFFSKNHIEDIFDKDIIHHCELHFYKKDEFVLHSESELEYLYMLVDGKLKIFYLFENGKSMLLKFYKDFIFIGDIEILKNKPIRCNVEAVEDTYLIAVPANIIRKYYINNTKFLHHLIDSLSEKLDSTINNSSYNFVYPLSNRLASYLIEHLSDENYIILDSSFIEIAQFLGTTTRHLGRTFKELEAKNIIRLDNKTVHILDRAELKELSKNTFLKSL
- a CDS encoding DMT family transporter; the protein is MILYIFLAFLVGVNIVISMMINGKLSQKEGMINGVIINYFMAAVSSVVLCAFMINSIPSYEVIRKVPLPYFIGGFIGVLTTYIFNVLVPKVPAVYVVILRFIGQMFASAIIDYIYLDVFSKGKVIGGILFLVGLSLNARADNKIKNQQADLSKDIAITNI
- a CDS encoding pentapeptide repeat-containing protein, whose protein sequence is MEKKTEIKIIKPKLPKDLSPFELSEDSITDYDSISESHIKECFLRYHDANKVSFNEVVFENTTINNVSFQKSDLVDVRFENCDLCNVDFSESSFLRVEFINCKVVGINFTESTLKNVFFKDCYGQYSLFRFVNCNSVLFDHCHLRYSDFQESKFSKLEFKESDLTESQFFNTKLKGLDFRSSEIDGIAARIPDLEGMIVSTAQTITLAALIGVEVR
- a CDS encoding DMT family transporter; this encodes MYKNLAVINGVLLAIMVFFNGMISKKTGPYMSTLIFHTIGLITIVLIAIVRKNKLPKLIGMKLIFLLPGVLGVITILLNNLCIPVIGVTLTSSISLYGQLVMSIIVEHFGLFGMPVNKFRKERILGFSIISLGAIVMITI
- a CDS encoding AzlC family ABC transporter permease, which gives rise to MKNAIKAAFPVTIPVMLGYVSVGIAFGLLLEKSGYNFSWAILMSIFIYAGSMQFIAINLLTSGAGLIEVALMTLFVNIRHVFYGLSFIDSFKEMGKKKNYMIFSLTDETYSLLCASKAPEGVNKDQFMFFISLFNQIYWIIGSAIGSIAGSLITFNTKGIDFAMTALFVVIFIEQWSTYKNHTPVLIGACSTILSLLLFGPSNLILPSMIFISITLISLKKQIEGKNYGVDKGEVSNEY
- a CDS encoding YjjG family noncanonical pyrimidine nucleotidase; the protein is MKYEVIIFDADETLFDFKKSEREAFKNAMIEFDIEYDENHHLKIYSEINTAIWKEFEQGLITQEKLKVERFKRLANKLEVAFDEFEFAKAYMKHLANASFLFDDSEALVESLYKDYKLTIVTNGLTDVQNGRIKKSIIAKYFQDVVISEEVKVAKPDPRIFEMTLKNIKQTDKSKVLMVGDSLSSDIKGGVNAGIDTCWYNPSKTPNTSEIKPTYEISSLNELKNIING
- a CDS encoding branched-chain amino acid transporter permease; this encodes MNINISSTIISIIIIALVTFGTRVAPFILFGKGKSTPKYILYLGNFLPPAVMAMLIIYCLKNVSLITFPFGIPELIGISSVALLHIWKRNNLLSIIGGTAIYMIAIQFIFV